One window from the genome of Pseudomonas frederiksbergensis encodes:
- the rmf gene encoding ribosome modulation factor has protein sequence MRRLKRDPLERAFLRGYQYGVGGKSRELCPFTLPSVRQAWINGWREGRGDNWDGMTGTAGIHRLNELHAVG, from the coding sequence ATGAGAAGACTTAAGCGTGATCCGTTGGAAAGAGCATTTTTACGCGGTTACCAATATGGCGTTGGTGGTAAATCCCGTGAGCTTTGCCCCTTTACTCTACCGTCGGTACGCCAAGCCTGGATCAATGGCTGGCGGGAAGGACGCGGCGACAATTGGGACGGTATGACCGGCACTGCGGGTATCCATAGACTCAACGAACTTCACGCCGTCGGCTGA
- a CDS encoding quinone-dependent dihydroorotate dehydrogenase, with product MYTLARELLFKLSPETSHDLSLDLIGAGGRLGLNGLLCKAPAKLPVTVMGLEFPNPVGLAAGLDKNGAAIDGFAQLGFGFVEIGTVTPRPQPGNPKPRLFRLPQAEAIINRMGFNNLGVDHLLTRVAAAKYKGVLGINIGKNFDTPVERAVDDYLICLDKVYAHASYVTVNVSSPNTPGLRSLQFGDSLKQLLADLARRRAELAVIHGRHVPLAIKIAPDMSDEETVQVAQALIETGMDAVIATNTTLGRQGVEGLEHGDEAGGLSGAPVREKSTHTVKVLAGELAGRLPIIAAGGITEGRHAAEKITAGASLVQVYSGFIYKGPALIRESVDAIAALG from the coding sequence ATGTACACCCTGGCCCGTGAACTGCTGTTCAAACTCTCCCCGGAAACCTCCCACGACCTGTCACTGGACTTGATCGGCGCGGGCGGGCGCTTGGGCCTCAACGGTCTGCTGTGCAAGGCTCCGGCGAAACTGCCGGTGACGGTCATGGGCCTGGAGTTTCCCAACCCGGTCGGGCTGGCGGCGGGCCTGGACAAGAACGGCGCGGCCATCGACGGCTTTGCGCAGTTGGGTTTCGGCTTCGTGGAGATCGGCACCGTCACACCGCGTCCGCAGCCGGGCAACCCCAAGCCACGACTGTTCCGCCTGCCCCAGGCCGAGGCGATCATCAATCGCATGGGCTTCAACAACCTGGGCGTCGATCACTTGCTGACCCGTGTCGCGGCGGCCAAGTACAAGGGCGTGCTGGGCATTAACATCGGCAAGAATTTCGACACCCCTGTGGAGCGCGCCGTCGACGATTACCTGATCTGCCTGGACAAGGTCTATGCCCACGCCAGCTACGTCACCGTCAACGTCAGCTCGCCCAACACCCCGGGACTGCGAAGCCTGCAGTTCGGTGACTCGCTCAAGCAATTGCTGGCCGACCTGGCCCGGCGCCGTGCGGAACTGGCGGTCATCCATGGCAGGCATGTGCCGCTGGCGATCAAGATCGCCCCGGACATGAGCGATGAGGAGACCGTCCAGGTGGCCCAGGCCCTGATCGAGACCGGCATGGACGCGGTGATCGCCACCAACACCACGCTGGGTCGCCAAGGTGTCGAAGGGCTGGAGCATGGTGACGAGGCGGGCGGGTTGTCCGGCGCGCCGGTGCGTGAAAAGAGCACCCACACCGTGAAAGTCCTGGCGGGTGAACTGGCGGGACGCTTGCCGATCATTGCGGCGGGCGGGATTACCGAAGGCCGGCACGCCGCCGAGAAGATTACCGCCGGGGCGAGCCTGGTGCAGGTTTACTCGGGTTTCATCTACAAGGGGCCGGCTCTGATTCGTGAGTCGGTGGATGCGATTGCGGCGTTGGGCTGA
- a CDS encoding CmpA/NrtA family ABC transporter substrate-binding protein — translation MNEIPATPLAWVNGSDAPEKSAINLGFMALSDCAPVVVAATQGFAQPYGLTLNLKRQASWANLRDKLVSGEIDAAHSLYGLVYAVHLGIGGVAATDMAVLMGLNQNGQSINLSHGLQAQGVTSPEALERHVHQTRPKLTFAQTFPTGTHAMWLYYWLAAQGIHPLSDVDSVVVPPPQMVAHLQAGRIDGFCVGEPWCASAVKQNLGFTLATTQTIWPDHPEKVLGCTRAFVEQYPNTARALVMAILEASRFIEQSEENRRSTAQLLSAPEYLDAPLDCIEPRLLGIYADGLGNSWQDPHAMRFHGGGEVNLPYLSDGMWFMTQFRRWGLLREDPDYPAVARQVQQLDLYREAATALGIASPSQDMRSSQLIDGTIWDGSDPAGYARSFKLHALSDAAPLLASR, via the coding sequence ATGAATGAAATTCCAGCCACGCCCCTGGCCTGGGTCAATGGCAGCGATGCCCCGGAAAAAAGCGCGATCAACCTTGGCTTCATGGCCTTGAGCGACTGCGCCCCGGTGGTGGTGGCCGCCACCCAGGGCTTCGCGCAACCTTACGGCCTGACGTTGAACCTCAAGCGCCAGGCGTCCTGGGCCAACCTGCGGGACAAGCTGGTCAGCGGCGAAATCGACGCAGCCCACAGCCTGTACGGCCTGGTCTATGCCGTGCACCTGGGCATCGGTGGCGTTGCAGCCACCGACATGGCAGTGCTGATGGGGCTGAATCAGAACGGCCAGAGCATCAACCTTTCCCACGGCCTCCAGGCCCAAGGCGTGACCAGTCCTGAGGCACTGGAACGGCACGTGCACCAAACTCGCCCGAAACTGACCTTTGCCCAGACTTTTCCCACCGGCACCCATGCCATGTGGCTCTATTACTGGCTCGCCGCCCAGGGCATCCATCCTCTCTCGGATGTCGACAGCGTCGTGGTGCCGCCGCCGCAAATGGTCGCGCACCTGCAAGCCGGGCGCATCGACGGCTTCTGCGTGGGCGAGCCGTGGTGCGCCAGCGCGGTGAAACAGAACCTCGGCTTTACCCTGGCGACCACCCAGACCATCTGGCCCGATCATCCGGAAAAAGTCCTCGGGTGTACCCGGGCGTTCGTCGAGCAATACCCCAACACCGCCCGGGCCCTGGTGATGGCGATCCTCGAAGCCAGCCGCTTCATCGAACAAAGCGAGGAGAACCGTCGCAGCACCGCACAACTGCTGAGTGCGCCCGAATACCTCGACGCCCCGCTGGACTGCATCGAGCCGCGCCTGCTGGGCATCTATGCCGACGGCTTGGGCAACAGTTGGCAGGATCCCCATGCCATGCGTTTCCACGGGGGCGGCGAGGTGAACCTGCCATACTTGTCCGACGGCATGTGGTTCATGACGCAGTTCCGCCGCTGGGGCCTGTTGCGCGAAGACCCGGACTACCCGGCCGTCGCCCGCCAGGTCCAGCAGCTCGACCTGTACCGGGAAGCCGCCACGGCGCTGGGCATAGCATCCCCAAGCCAGGACATGCGCAGCAGCCAGCTGATCGACGGCACCATTTGGGACGGCTCGGATCCGGCCGGGTACGCCCGCAGCTTCAAACTGCACGCCTTGAGCGATGCGGCTCCCCTTCTCGCCAGCCGCTGA
- a CDS encoding ANTAR domain-containing response regulator encodes MLRILLINDTAKKVGRLKAALIEAGFEVIDESGLTIDLPARVETVRPDVILIDTESPGRDVMEQVVLVSRDQPRPIVMFTDEHDPDVMRQAIKSGVSAYIVEGIHAARLQPILDVAMARFESDQALRAQLLARDQQLAERKRIELAKGMLMKMKECNEEQAYTLMRRQAMSRQQKLIQVAEQIIAMNELLG; translated from the coding sequence ATGCTGCGTATCCTGCTGATCAACGACACCGCGAAAAAAGTCGGCCGCCTGAAGGCCGCCCTGATTGAAGCCGGCTTCGAAGTAATCGACGAATCCGGCCTGACCATCGACCTGCCGGCGCGCGTCGAAACAGTGCGTCCGGACGTGATCCTGATCGATACCGAGTCACCCGGACGCGATGTGATGGAGCAAGTAGTGCTGGTCAGTCGCGACCAGCCACGACCGATCGTCATGTTTACCGACGAGCACGACCCGGATGTGATGCGCCAGGCCATCAAGTCGGGGGTCAGCGCCTATATCGTCGAAGGCATCCACGCCGCGCGCCTGCAGCCGATCCTCGACGTGGCCATGGCCCGTTTCGAGAGCGACCAGGCGTTGCGTGCCCAGCTCCTGGCCCGGGACCAGCAACTGGCCGAACGCAAGCGCATCGAACTGGCCAAGGGCATGCTGATGAAGATGAAGGAATGCAACGAGGAACAGGCCTACACCCTGATGCGCCGCCAGGCGATGAGCCGCCAGCAGAAGCTGATCCAGGTGGCGGAGCAGATCATCGCGATGAATGAGCTGCTCGGCTGA
- a CDS encoding nitrate/nitrite transporter has product MNSSFWKSGHTPTLFAAFLYFDLSFMVWYLLGPLAVQISADLHLTTQQRGLMVATPILAGAVLRLFMGLLADRISPKTAGMVGQVIVIGALFCAWKLGIHSYEQALLLGLFLGVAGASFAVALPLASQWYPPQHQGKAMGIAGAGNSGTVLAALIAPVMAVAFGWSNVFGFALIPLVLTLVLFAWLAKNAPERPKAKSMADYLKALGDRDSWWFMFFYSVTFGGFIGLASALPGYFNDQYGLSPVTAGYYTAACVFGGSLMRPLGGALADRFGGIRTLLGMYTVAAVCIAAVGFNLPSSYAALALFVCTMLGLGAGNGAVFQLVPQRFRREIGVMTGLIGMAGGIGGFALAAGMGAIKQSTGSYQLALWLFASLGVLAWFGLHGVKRRWRTTWGSAAVTAARV; this is encoded by the coding sequence ATGAATTCAAGCTTCTGGAAATCCGGCCACACCCCGACACTGTTCGCGGCCTTCCTCTACTTCGACCTGAGTTTCATGGTCTGGTACCTGCTCGGCCCCCTGGCGGTGCAGATCTCCGCCGACCTGCACCTGACCACCCAGCAACGCGGCCTGATGGTGGCGACGCCGATCCTGGCCGGCGCCGTGCTGCGTTTGTTCATGGGCCTGCTGGCCGACCGGATCTCGCCAAAGACCGCCGGCATGGTGGGCCAGGTGATCGTCATCGGTGCGCTGTTCTGCGCCTGGAAACTGGGCATCCACAGCTATGAACAAGCGCTGCTGCTGGGCCTGTTCCTCGGCGTAGCCGGCGCTTCATTCGCCGTGGCCCTGCCGCTGGCCTCCCAGTGGTATCCGCCGCAACACCAGGGCAAGGCCATGGGCATCGCTGGCGCCGGCAACTCGGGCACCGTGCTCGCGGCGTTGATCGCCCCGGTGATGGCCGTGGCCTTCGGCTGGAGCAACGTGTTCGGCTTCGCGCTGATCCCGCTGGTGCTGACCCTGGTGCTCTTCGCCTGGTTGGCCAAGAACGCCCCCGAGCGCCCCAAGGCCAAATCCATGGCCGACTACCTCAAGGCCCTGGGCGACCGTGACAGCTGGTGGTTCATGTTCTTCTACAGCGTGACCTTCGGCGGTTTCATTGGCCTGGCCAGTGCCCTGCCCGGCTACTTCAACGACCAATATGGCCTGAGCCCGGTCACCGCCGGCTACTACACCGCCGCCTGCGTCTTCGGTGGCAGCCTGATGCGCCCACTGGGCGGCGCCCTGGCGGACCGTTTCGGCGGTATCCGCACCTTGCTCGGCATGTACACCGTGGCGGCCGTCTGCATCGCCGCAGTGGGCTTCAACCTGCCGAGCTCCTACGCGGCACTGGCATTGTTTGTCTGCACCATGCTCGGTTTGGGGGCGGGCAACGGCGCGGTGTTCCAACTGGTGCCACAACGCTTCCGTCGCGAAATCGGTGTGATGACCGGGCTGATCGGCATGGCCGGCGGCATTGGCGGTTTCGCCCTTGCGGCGGGCATGGGCGCGATCAAGCAGAGCACCGGCAGCTATCAACTGGCGCTGTGGTTGTTCGCCAGCCTCGGTGTGCTGGCCTGGTTCGGCCTGCACGGCGTCAAGCGTCGCTGGAGGACCACTTGGGGTTCGGCCGCTGTCACCGCCGCCCGGGTATAA
- a CDS encoding bifunctional protein-serine/threonine kinase/phosphatase, whose translation MSLQLSFAEASAIGPREENQDALRLVTPAPALAASKGYLFAIADGVSQCADGGLAARSTLQALALDYYATPQTWGVAQALDRLLSAQNRWLQANGGGQPLLTTVSALVLRGRRFTLAHVGDCRVYRWHADHLQRVSEDHVWEQQGMQHVLKRALGLDQHLVLDFLDGELREDETFVLLSDGVWAVLGDTAIAGILRDQPDLDLAAQTLVNAAHLAGSQDNASALLVRVDAVGEASIGDALIQLQQWPLPPALKAGQTFEGWQIEGPLGQSQQSLLYRVRDGQGQPWLLKTLPVQLRDDTRAGQALLSEEWFLKRVAGRQFPEVHGVPQRQHLYYVMREYPGATLAELFNQGGPLPLAQWQDLAQRLVRAVGLLHRRQIYHRDIKPENLHLGDDGELRLLDFGLAYCPGLSEDQANVLPGTPSYIAPEAFGGTAPTAQQDLYAVGVTLYFLLTGHYPYGEIEAFQRPRFGVPVNASRYRPDLAEWLGQSLERAIAADPDQRFETAEEWLLLLEQGERRSLSVRPRPLLEREPLKVWRTLALVSLVINLVMLFLVFHS comes from the coding sequence ATGAGCCTGCAATTGAGTTTCGCCGAAGCCAGCGCCATCGGCCCACGGGAGGAAAACCAGGACGCCCTGCGCCTGGTCACCCCCGCCCCGGCCCTGGCCGCCAGCAAGGGTTACCTGTTCGCCATCGCCGACGGCGTGAGCCAATGCGCCGATGGCGGGCTGGCCGCCCGTTCGACTTTGCAGGCATTGGCGCTGGACTACTACGCCACGCCGCAAACCTGGGGCGTGGCCCAGGCGCTCGACCGACTATTGTCCGCGCAGAACCGCTGGCTGCAAGCCAACGGTGGCGGGCAACCGCTGCTTACCACCGTCAGCGCCCTTGTACTGCGGGGCCGGCGTTTTACGCTGGCCCACGTCGGCGATTGCCGGGTCTACCGCTGGCACGCCGATCACCTGCAACGCGTCAGTGAGGATCACGTCTGGGAGCAGCAAGGCATGCAACATGTGCTCAAGCGCGCCCTGGGGCTGGATCAGCATCTGGTGCTCGACTTCCTCGACGGCGAACTGCGCGAAGACGAAACCTTCGTGTTGCTCAGTGACGGTGTCTGGGCGGTCCTGGGGGACACAGCCATCGCCGGCATCCTTCGCGACCAACCGGACCTGGACCTCGCCGCGCAGACGCTGGTCAACGCCGCGCACCTGGCCGGTAGCCAGGACAACGCCAGCGCGCTGCTGGTGCGGGTCGATGCGGTGGGCGAAGCCAGCATCGGCGACGCACTGATCCAATTGCAGCAGTGGCCTTTGCCCCCTGCGCTGAAGGCGGGCCAGACGTTCGAAGGCTGGCAGATCGAAGGTCCACTGGGCCAAAGCCAGCAATCGTTGCTCTATCGAGTACGTGACGGCCAAGGCCAACCCTGGCTACTGAAAACCCTGCCCGTGCAGCTACGGGACGACACCCGCGCCGGGCAAGCGCTACTCTCGGAGGAATGGTTTCTCAAGCGGGTCGCGGGCAGGCAATTTCCCGAAGTGCATGGTGTTCCCCAGCGCCAGCATTTGTACTACGTGATGCGCGAATACCCGGGGGCGACCCTGGCCGAGCTGTTCAACCAGGGCGGGCCGCTGCCCCTGGCCCAATGGCAGGACCTGGCCCAACGCCTGGTGCGAGCGGTGGGCCTGCTGCATCGACGGCAGATCTACCACCGCGACATCAAGCCGGAAAACCTGCACCTGGGCGACGATGGCGAATTGCGCTTGCTGGATTTCGGCCTGGCGTATTGCCCGGGCTTGTCCGAGGACCAGGCCAACGTGTTGCCCGGCACGCCCAGCTACATTGCCCCGGAAGCCTTCGGCGGCACCGCCCCCACGGCACAACAGGATTTGTATGCCGTCGGCGTAACCTTGTATTTCTTGCTGACCGGACATTATCCCTACGGCGAGATCGAAGCCTTCCAACGACCGCGCTTCGGCGTGCCGGTCAATGCCAGCCGCTATCGACCGGACCTGGCCGAATGGCTCGGGCAAAGCCTGGAACGCGCGATCGCGGCGGATCCGGACCAGCGTTTTGAAACCGCCGAGGAATGGCTGTTGCTGCTGGAACAAGGCGAGCGCCGTAGCCTGAGCGTAAGGCCCCGGCCGTTGCTGGAACGCGAGCCGCTGAAGGTCTGGCGGACATTGGCATTGGTGTCGTTGGTGATAAATCTGGTGATGCTGTTTCTAGTCTTTCATAGCTAG
- the nirB gene encoding nitrite reductase large subunit NirB: MKKLKLVMIGNGMAGVRTLEELLKLSNELYDITVFGAEPHTNYNRILLSPVLAGEQTFEEIVLNDLSWYLDNNIKLLLNRKVVEIDRVKRRVIAEDGSEAEYDRLLIATGSTPFILPIPGNTLDGVIGYRDIADTQAMIDTAKTHKHAVVIGGGLLGLEAANGLKLRGMDVTVVHIGEWLLERQLDKTSGQLLQTALESRGLKFRLCEQTQALHDAGNGRVGSVQFKNGDIIPADLVVMAAGIRPNTELAEKSGIPCNRGILVNDTMQTYDPRIYAIGECASHRGTAYGLVAPLFEQAKVCANHLAQLGFATYKGSVTSTKLKVTGIDLFSAGDFMGGEGTETITLSDPIGGVYKKLVIKDDVLVGACLYGDTADGGWYFRQIRENHAISEIRDHLMFGENALGDVGHQGQDKAMSMADTAEVCGCNGVCKGTIVKAIQEHGLFSVDDVKKHTKAASSCGSCAGLVEQILINTVGGAADVKPKSEKAICGCSDLNHGQIRQAIRDQHLLTIAGAMSYLNWRTPNGCATCRPALNYYLISTWPGEAQDDPQSRLINERAHANIQKDGTYSVVPRMWGGVTNPSELRRIADVADKYNVPMVKVTGGQRIDLLGIKKQDLPGVWKDLDMPSGHAYGKSIRTVKTCVGSEFCRFGTQNSTQLGIELEHDLFNMWSPHKVKLAVSGCPRNCSEAGIKDVGIIGVDSGWEMYIGGNGGIKTEVAEFFVKLKTAEEVREYNGAFLQLYREEAFYLERTVHYMQRVGMEHIKKAVLEDPERRKALHERLKFSLSLEQDPWKQRLEQPQLKKEFEVIPVKHLEVPA; the protein is encoded by the coding sequence ATGAAAAAACTCAAACTGGTAATGATCGGCAACGGCATGGCCGGGGTTCGAACCCTCGAAGAACTGCTCAAGCTGAGCAACGAGCTGTACGACATCACGGTGTTCGGCGCCGAGCCCCACACCAACTACAACCGCATCCTGCTCTCGCCGGTGCTGGCCGGCGAGCAGACCTTCGAAGAAATCGTGCTCAACGACCTGAGCTGGTACCTGGACAACAACATCAAGCTGTTGCTCAACCGCAAGGTGGTGGAAATCGACCGGGTCAAGCGCCGGGTCATCGCCGAGGACGGCAGCGAAGCCGAATACGACCGCCTGCTCATCGCCACCGGCTCCACGCCGTTCATCTTGCCGATCCCCGGCAACACCCTCGATGGCGTGATCGGCTACCGCGACATCGCCGACACCCAGGCGATGATCGACACCGCGAAAACCCATAAACACGCGGTGGTCATCGGTGGCGGCCTGTTGGGCCTGGAAGCCGCCAACGGCTTGAAGCTTCGCGGCATGGACGTGACCGTCGTACACATCGGCGAATGGCTTTTGGAACGGCAGCTGGACAAGACCAGCGGTCAACTGCTGCAAACCGCGCTGGAAAGCCGTGGCCTGAAATTCCGCCTCTGCGAACAGACCCAGGCCCTGCACGACGCCGGCAATGGCCGGGTCGGCTCGGTCCAGTTCAAGAACGGCGACATCATCCCTGCCGACCTGGTGGTGATGGCCGCCGGTATCCGCCCCAATACCGAACTGGCGGAAAAATCCGGCATCCCGTGCAATCGCGGGATCCTGGTCAACGACACCATGCAAACCTACGACCCACGCATCTATGCCATCGGCGAATGCGCCAGCCATCGCGGCACCGCCTACGGCCTGGTGGCGCCGTTGTTCGAACAGGCCAAGGTCTGCGCCAACCACCTCGCGCAACTGGGCTTCGCCACCTACAAAGGCTCGGTTACTTCGACCAAATTGAAAGTCACCGGCATCGACCTGTTCTCCGCCGGCGACTTCATGGGCGGCGAAGGCACCGAGACCATCACCCTTTCCGACCCGATTGGCGGCGTCTATAAAAAACTGGTGATCAAGGATGACGTGCTGGTCGGGGCCTGTCTGTACGGCGATACGGCGGACGGCGGTTGGTATTTCCGCCAGATTCGTGAGAATCACGCCATCAGCGAGATCCGCGATCACCTCATGTTCGGGGAAAACGCACTGGGTGATGTAGGACACCAGGGCCAGGACAAAGCCATGAGCATGGCCGACACCGCAGAAGTCTGCGGCTGCAACGGCGTGTGCAAGGGCACCATCGTCAAGGCGATCCAGGAACACGGGCTGTTCAGCGTCGATGACGTGAAAAAACACACCAAGGCCGCCAGTTCCTGCGGCTCCTGCGCCGGCCTGGTGGAGCAGATCCTGATCAACACCGTGGGCGGCGCAGCAGACGTCAAGCCGAAAAGCGAAAAAGCCATCTGCGGCTGCAGCGACCTCAACCACGGCCAGATCCGCCAGGCGATCCGCGACCAGCATCTGCTGACCATCGCCGGGGCCATGAGCTACCTGAACTGGCGCACCCCGAACGGCTGCGCTACCTGCCGCCCCGCCCTGAACTACTACCTGATTTCCACCTGGCCCGGTGAAGCCCAGGATGATCCGCAGTCGCGCCTGATCAACGAACGCGCCCATGCCAACATCCAGAAAGACGGCACTTACTCGGTGGTCCCGCGGATGTGGGGCGGCGTGACCAACCCTTCCGAGCTGCGGCGCATTGCCGACGTGGCGGACAAGTACAACGTGCCGATGGTCAAGGTCACCGGCGGCCAGCGCATCGACCTGTTGGGGATCAAGAAGCAAGACCTGCCCGGCGTCTGGAAAGACCTCGACATGCCCTCCGGCCACGCCTACGGCAAATCCATCCGCACCGTGAAGACCTGCGTGGGCAGCGAGTTCTGTCGCTTCGGCACGCAGAACTCCACTCAGTTGGGGATCGAGCTGGAGCACGACCTGTTCAACATGTGGTCCCCGCACAAAGTGAAGCTGGCCGTCTCCGGTTGCCCCCGCAACTGCTCGGAAGCGGGCATCAAGGACGTTGGCATCATCGGCGTCGATTCCGGCTGGGAGATGTACATCGGCGGCAACGGCGGGATCAAGACCGAAGTCGCCGAGTTCTTCGTCAAGCTCAAGACCGCCGAAGAAGTGCGCGAATACAACGGCGCCTTCCTGCAGTTGTACCGGGAAGAAGCCTTCTACCTCGAACGCACCGTGCACTACATGCAGCGGGTCGGCATGGAGCACATCAAGAAAGCCGTGCTGGAAGACCCGGAGCGGCGCAAAGCGCTCCATGAGCGGCTGAAGTTTTCCCTGTCGCTGGAACAAGACCCTTGGAAACAGCGCCTGGAGCAACCCCAGCTGAAGAAAGAATTTGAAGTCATTCCCGTGAAGCACCTGGAGGTGCCGGCATGA
- the nirD gene encoding nitrite reductase small subunit NirD, which translates to MNWLDICALEEINALGSRIIQGPKGDIAIFRTSDDEVFALDDRCPHKGGPLSQGLIYGKRVACPLHNWQIDLETGLAQAPDVGCAHHHSARVENGRVMLALREASS; encoded by the coding sequence ATGAACTGGCTGGATATCTGCGCACTGGAAGAGATCAACGCCCTGGGTTCTCGAATCATCCAGGGACCGAAGGGCGATATCGCGATTTTTCGTACCAGCGACGATGAAGTTTTCGCACTCGACGACCGCTGCCCGCACAAGGGCGGTCCATTGTCCCAGGGCCTGATCTACGGCAAGCGCGTGGCCTGCCCACTGCATAACTGGCAGATCGATCTGGAAACCGGCCTGGCCCAAGCCCCGGACGTGGGTTGCGCCCATCACCACTCGGCCCGAGTCGAGAACGGTCGCGTGATGCTGGCCCTGCGGGAAGCAAGCTCATGA